Within the Debaryomyces hansenii CBS767 chromosome E complete sequence genome, the region GTCGGACTCAACTTCGTATTCCTtgttaataatatcaacttGCTTCTTTCCCTGTCCTCTGAAAAGTCTCAAGCCCATCTTTACTCTCAACCAAAATTTGGTTGCGGATTTTTCCTTATCTCTACTCAATCTGaataaaagaatatattaatgataGTGCGAACAAAACGTTATACCTTTTGCTGATTCGTGGTACATGGGTATGAGTCGCAAAAGGAAAAGACCAAAAGAATGtcttatataattattataaagaTATCAGTAAAGGTCTGTTAGAAGACGATTACCAGAACTTTATATTTACTTGATTTAGAATCTAATTAGTTGCAAtcttttattttcattttcatttacctttatttattattgttttaaAAGTATAAATAAGCTTATAAGAGATAAAAGGGATACGTTGgcaattattattactcTTGTaattatgaagaattgtGAATATAGTTAAGCCAGAAGCCACGTATTGGCAGAGATTTAGAATCCTTTTTGGTCGCAAGTTACCAAATTTAGAATTCACAACCCCTCAAAAAATACGGTGAGAGAGAAAAAAGGTTCTGCCATCAATAACATGGTCTCATTATTGCGGGCCTTGTCCTAGAGCTTGGTGGTTTAACTTTCAGGTGTCGTTCGTGTACATGGtttaaaatcatcaaaaatatttctttttacCCGGTGTCTAGCAGTGATAGTTTATCAGGAAATATTTAgttagaaaatattaagTATCTTTGTGATGGGGTACTAATTAAGTATCCAAGCTCTTATTTAAAGTAACTCTTCTTCTAAACATATATTTACTCTCATAAACGATAAGGGCACTTTATCGTAATtacaaattaaatatttatccGTCATGTATCACAGTGTTTTCCCAGATTCATCTACATCTTTTAATGGAGTATTAACAGCATAATTGTGCATATAAAAGCCGTAATATTATGTAAACTATTCCCTTCTTTTATTCCAGATcctaatttaattaatcctttaaatttattttgattgatACATAATATTTCTCTATTTACGGCATTTACTTCcagaaaatttaatatcaagCTGTTCTTCTCAACTAACGTAGAGTTAGCGACATACATCGCGTTTCTCGTTTTCTCAGCctgaattatttcaaattttagCGCGCGGAATCTGAATTTGACAGTTCTGAAAATTATTGTATCTGCATACAGACATGTCGGGAATTATTACCTGATATAGAGAagttttatatttgaacTTAATGAACATATTTCGTCATGTGTGTTGTCAAAATCGTGTCTCCTCAATAAAAGGCACATCTAAATAATGCTGTTGAATGATTGAGATGTATTTCTAATTATTGAACCTTCTCTCACTTTTTCTATATATGATGGAGtttttcatatattttcGTCGATCCAGTGGAAGTGGCGTAGTTCTTTTTCTTAGTGTTCACTTAATCGGGTGATTTTTCTGTTTGTTGTAATATTGCTATGCCTCGTTCAACGCAATCATGTGGATATTATAATGAAGTACTAAGGAGTATTATGTAATGTGACAAATAATTTGTGGGGTCTTCACAAAGAAAACTTAAATTTGTAAGAGAGGTGCGGGTAGGACAATTGATATGTGGGGCAGGTGTATAGAAGAACATATGTGTCAAGAGTACACTACCGAAAGTATATTTTTCACTTAAAAAAGCCTTATTTGTTATACGACTAATTTTCTGGATTTATTATgccaattcattatattcttgACTGATTTATATTAGTTGCCAGTTCTAGTTCTAGTTCTATAGATAGATAATCAAATCGACAATTCTTTAGCTGAACATTCACTATGGTTCATTCCCCTACTTCACATCAAAATGGATCGAATTCTAATGTTGATGATTCTATTTCCCCAATTCGAGAAACTGGAAAGGGCaatgaattcatcataatcGGAGGCAAAACGTATTACAAACACGAATTAATGCATGCCTTCGGTGGTACACTTAATCCAGGATTAGCATTACCCCCCGTAAACAAGTTTGGTAACGCAGCGCCATTAGGGTTGGCTGGGTTCGCTATGGTGACTTTTATTCTGGGGATGTACAATGCACAGGCGATGGGTGTTGTTGAATCCAATGCAGTTTTAGGCGTGGCTGCATTTTACGGGGGACTAGTACAATTTTTAGCTGGATGCTGGGAAATGGTTATTGGTAACACTTTTGGCGCTACTGCCTTGACCTCATATGGAGCCTTCTGGATTTCTTACGCAGCTATTAACATAGAAGCTTTCGGGATAGCCGCTGCTTATGAGGACGAAACTGAGTTCAACAATGCTATGGGATTACTTCTTTTATCATGGACCTTGTATACTTTCATGCTATCAATGCTCACTTTGAAATCTACTGTTGCTTTCTGTCTACTACTTTGGCTTGTCACACTCACATATGCCCTATTATGTGCTGGTAGTTTTACCCAAAGTGTCAAAGTTACAAGAGCCGCTGGTATAGTAGGGGTCATTACTGGCCTACTTGCGTTCTATAATGCATTCGCAGGAGTTGTCACTAAACAGAACTCGTACTTCGTCGTGCATTCAATTCCTCTAACGAGAGACT harbors:
- a CDS encoding DEHA2E24222p (similar to uniprot|P25613 Saccharomyces cerevisiae YCR010c ADY2 Accumulation of DYads), whose translation is MVHSPTSHQNGSNSNVDDSISPIRETGKGNEFIIIGGKTYYKHELMHAFGGTLNPGLALPPVNKFGNAAPLGLAGFAMVTFISGMYNAQAMGVVESNAVLGVAAFYGGLVQFLAGCWEMVIGNTFGATALTSYGAFWISYAAINIEAFGIAAAYEDETEFNNAMGLLLLSWTLYTFMLSMLTLKSTVAFCLLLWLVTLTYALLCAGSFTQSVKVTRAAGIVGVITGLLAFYNAFAGVVTKQNSYFVVHSIPLTRD